In one Syntrophales bacterium genomic region, the following are encoded:
- a CDS encoding HU family DNA-binding protein — protein MNKSGLIGALSRKEDLTEKEATDVVKLIFKGFTDELKKGGRIEIRGFGSFVIREYDAYTGRNPKTGSNIEVSAKKLPFFKVGKELRKGVNLKK, from the coding sequence ATGAATAAATCTGGATTGATTGGGGCGTTAAGCAGGAAAGAAGACCTGACAGAAAAAGAGGCGACAGATGTTGTCAAATTAATTTTTAAAGGGTTTACCGATGAGCTTAAAAAAGGTGGAAGGATAGAGATAAGAGGTTTTGGAAGCTTTGTTATAAGAGAGTATGATGCTTATACGGGCAGGAATCCCAAGACTGGAAGCAATATTGAGGTATCTGCAAAGAAACTTCCCTTTTTTAAAGTAGGCAAAGAGCTCAGAAAAGGTGTTAATCTTAAAAAATAG
- a CDS encoding pseudouridine synthase — protein MQERLQKIIAGAGVVSRRAAEKLISEGRVSVNRRVVRRLGTKADTQKDEIRVDGKLISTEVSQKYLMLNKPSGYITSLKDPQGRPVVTDLIHDMSERVFPVGRLDYDSEGLLLMTNDGSFAQRLQHPKFAIPKTYMAKVKGNITREKVRIIKNGIELDDGKFVPSDIVLEKINRKSCWIKLTIFEGRNRIIRRVFESIGHPVVRLQRIAISDIHLDDLEVGEYRYLRKREVQRLLSLSSE, from the coding sequence ATGCAGGAACGCCTTCAAAAAATAATTGCCGGCGCCGGTGTTGTTTCCCGGCGAGCAGCAGAGAAGCTTATCAGTGAGGGGAGGGTGAGCGTTAATCGCAGAGTAGTAAGGCGGTTGGGGACTAAGGCTGATACTCAGAAGGATGAGATAAGGGTAGATGGGAAATTAATATCTACAGAAGTGTCCCAAAAATACCTGATGCTGAACAAACCGAGCGGGTATATTACATCTCTCAAAGACCCCCAGGGGAGACCGGTCGTAACCGATTTAATACATGATATGTCCGAGCGGGTATTTCCCGTAGGAAGGCTTGATTATGATTCGGAAGGGCTGCTTCTGATGACCAATGACGGCAGTTTTGCCCAGAGACTTCAGCATCCTAAATTCGCTATTCCAAAGACATATATGGCTAAAGTCAAAGGAAATATTACAAGGGAAAAGGTTCGTATCATCAAGAACGGGATAGAACTCGATGATGGAAAATTTGTTCCTTCTGATATTGTGCTTGAAAAGATTAACAGAAAAAGTTGCTGGATCAAGTTGACTATTTTCGAGGGGAGAAACAGAATTATCAGAAGAGTTTTCGAGTCGATAGGACATCCGGTCGTAAGGCTGCAAAGGATTGCCATTTCCGATATCCACCTTGATGATCTGGAAGTGGGAGAGTATAGGTACTTGCGAAAGAGAGAGGTTCAAAGATTATTGTCTCTTTCTTCAGAATAA
- a CDS encoding HU family DNA-binding protein gives MTKAELIAAIANDAGITKVAAAKALGSYMETVTQELKKNGKFGLVGFGSFKVVKRKARKGRNPQTGEEIKIKARKVVRFKPGMALTNKVK, from the coding sequence ATGACTAAAGCAGAATTGATTGCAGCAATTGCAAATGATGCAGGCATTACAAAGGTAGCTGCGGCAAAAGCACTGGGATCGTATATGGAAACGGTAACCCAAGAACTAAAAAAGAATGGAAAATTTGGTTTGGTAGGGTTTGGTTCATTTAAGGTAGTTAAACGAAAAGCGAGAAAGGGGAGGAATCCTCAAACGGGTGAAGAAATTAAAATCAAGGCGAGAAAGGTCGTCAGGTTTAAACCCGGTATGGCACTTACCAATAAGGTAAAGTAA
- a CDS encoding cold shock domain-containing protein gives MANGTVKWFSEKKGYGFIEQEDGPDIFVHYSSINTPGFKSLAEGDPVSFDVEESDRGPVAKNVIKS, from the coding sequence TTGGCAAACGGGACAGTAAAGTGGTTTAGTGAAAAAAAAGGGTATGGGTTCATTGAACAAGAAGACGGTCCGGATATTTTTGTTCATTACTCCTCCATCAACACTCCCGGGTTCAAGTCCCTTGCTGAGGGTGACCCAGTGTCATTTGACGTGGAAGAAAGTGATAGAGGGCCTGTAGCAAAGAACGTTATTAAAAGTTAG
- a CDS encoding segregation/condensation protein A, giving the protein MSYEVKLDIFEGPLDLLLYLIKKNEIDIYDIPIAFITEQYLKHLELMKSLNLDLAGEYLVLTATLLYIKSKMLLPVQDGDEEDESDPREELVKQLLEYQTFKEASLNLDNRFLLGRDVFKRGYSAGEEIDMEKRPFMEVGVFELVEVFRTIVSSMVDETLIEIDIERISLSDRINEIMERLGREKDITFTDLLGTGASRKEIIYTFLAILELMKLRLLRAYQASSFGAIRIKTRDASPISN; this is encoded by the coding sequence ATGAGTTATGAAGTTAAACTTGATATCTTTGAAGGTCCTCTGGATCTCTTGTTGTATCTTATAAAAAAGAATGAGATTGATATCTATGATATTCCTATAGCTTTTATTACAGAGCAGTACCTGAAGCATTTAGAACTTATGAAGTCTTTAAATCTTGACCTTGCCGGGGAATATTTAGTGCTGACAGCTACCTTGCTTTACATAAAATCGAAGATGCTTCTGCCGGTTCAGGATGGTGATGAAGAGGATGAATCCGATCCACGGGAGGAGCTTGTGAAACAGCTTCTGGAATATCAGACCTTCAAGGAAGCATCCTTGAACTTGGATAATAGGTTCCTGCTTGGAAGGGATGTTTTTAAAAGGGGATATTCTGCCGGCGAAGAAATTGATATGGAGAAAAGGCCTTTCATGGAGGTCGGTGTGTTCGAACTTGTAGAGGTCTTTCGTACGATAGTGTCTTCAATGGTAGATGAGACCTTGATAGAAATTGATATTGAAAGGATATCCCTGTCGGACAGGATAAATGAGATTATGGAAAGACTTGGCAGGGAGAAAGATATAACCTTTACAGACTTATTGGGAACTGGGGCAAGCCGTAAGGAAATAATATATACTTTTCTTGCGATCTTGGAACTGATGAAATTAAGGTTGCTTCGAGCTTATCAGGCAAGTTCCTTTGGAGCAATCAGAATTAAGACAAGGGACGCTTCACCAATTTCTAATTAA
- the scpB gene encoding SMC-Scp complex subunit ScpB — MKDIKVIIEALIFTSENPLTIDRLREVLGDEVDKKEIRNVLSDLMAEYGGRNGGFYLEEVAGGFQFRTRVGLGEWIKKLKGIKPATLTPAAMETLAVVAYRQPVLKSEIDRIRGVDVSGPLRGLLDKKLVRMVGRKDVPGRPMLYGTTKRFLEVFNLKDLSELPTLRELKELEK, encoded by the coding sequence ATGAAAGACATAAAAGTTATAATAGAAGCCCTCATTTTTACTTCTGAAAATCCCCTTACTATTGACAGGCTCAGGGAAGTTCTGGGGGATGAAGTTGACAAAAAAGAGATCAGAAATGTTCTCAGTGATCTTATGGCGGAATATGGCGGGAGAAATGGCGGGTTTTATCTTGAAGAGGTTGCAGGGGGATTTCAGTTCAGGACAAGGGTAGGTCTTGGCGAATGGATAAAAAAATTAAAGGGGATAAAGCCGGCAACGCTTACCCCGGCCGCTATGGAGACTCTTGCGGTAGTTGCATACAGGCAACCGGTTCTAAAGTCGGAAATAGACAGGATACGGGGCGTTGATGTCAGCGGCCCCCTCAGGGGATTGCTGGACAAGAAGCTGGTAAGGATGGTTGGACGAAAGGATGTCCCCGGCAGACCGATGCTTTATGGTACCACGAAGCGGTTCCTTGAGGTATTTAATCTGAAGGACCTGTCAGAATTACCGACACTGCGGGAATTGAAGGAACTGGAGAAATAG
- a CDS encoding site-2 protease family protein: MDDQFFTADRKRRLPHINLILFVITILTTLIAGTLQQGINPIEHPRYLWKGIPFSFTLLLILGCHEFGHYFMSRKHNVDVTLPYFIPAPSFIGTFGAFIKMKSPIMDRRILLDIGAAGPLAGIIVAIPVLFIGLVLSEIVPETTTGGIHLGTSILFSLLNWIVHGFMPDNTSLILHPIAFSGWIGLLVTCLNLLPVGQLDGGHVAYAIFGSRQRILAKVILVMLLVLGFAGWSGWLVWAGLLLFMGVNHPPVTYDWVPLDKRRKTIGLITLIVFVVTFTPVPF; this comes from the coding sequence ATGGATGATCAGTTTTTTACTGCTGATAGGAAACGCAGGCTCCCCCATATCAATCTAATCCTTTTTGTTATCACCATTCTGACTACCCTGATTGCAGGTACTCTGCAGCAGGGTATAAATCCTATTGAGCACCCCCGGTATCTATGGAAGGGAATACCCTTTTCCTTTACCCTCCTTCTGATATTGGGCTGCCACGAGTTTGGACACTACTTCATGTCACGGAAACATAATGTAGACGTGACCTTACCGTATTTTATTCCGGCACCATCCTTTATAGGAACATTCGGGGCATTTATAAAGATGAAATCACCGATCATGGACAGGAGGATTCTTCTTGATATCGGTGCGGCGGGTCCCCTTGCCGGAATTATTGTAGCAATTCCAGTTCTTTTTATCGGCCTGGTCCTTTCTGAAATAGTGCCTGAAACAACAACAGGCGGAATACATCTTGGCACTTCTATCCTTTTCTCCCTTCTCAACTGGATTGTTCATGGTTTCATGCCGGACAATACAAGTCTGATTCTCCATCCGATAGCATTTTCTGGATGGATAGGACTCTTGGTTACCTGTCTGAATCTTCTTCCCGTAGGGCAGTTGGATGGGGGGCATGTGGCGTATGCAATATTCGGGTCCAGGCAAAGGATTTTGGCTAAAGTTATATTGGTTATGCTCTTAGTGTTGGGGTTTGCCGGTTGGAGCGGGTGGCTGGTATGGGCGGGCCTTCTCCTTTTTATGGGTGTTAATCATCCGCCAGTTACCTATGACTGGGTGCCGCTGGATAAGAGGAGGAAGACCATAGGTTTAATAACCCTGATTGTGTTTGTGGTTACCTTTACGCCGGTTCCATTTTGA
- a CDS encoding M48 family metallopeptidase: MIQFNLLLLVFLIVFATSSVFRWTLTQINIHNLRRFGHQVPEVFRGEIDTETLSRMTDYTVDSSRLSSIEALSGDLIMLAILLSGFLPWVVGTLLSHNPHFILSGLLFFAVLAAISGISDIPFSFYSTFVIEKRHGFSTITLKLWITDLLKNLFISTLLMVFLFCPLLALIYYAEKTWWLWAWMFFAAFQLLMLWLYPIVIAPLFNKYEPIKDQELEQRIISIMEKVGLKTKGVYQVDAGRRSKHTNAYFTGIGKTKRIVLFDTLLESHTSDEILSVLAHEIGHWKKKHIMKQLLFMEIVSFFLFYLVYRLMDWSPMYRTFGLETNIPYVGLFLITALFSPFSFFFTPLVSMVFRKFEREADDYSYWLLGNTKPLCSALRRLAKDNLANLHPHPVYAWFHYSHPPLTERIARLQKMQKMVDETPK; this comes from the coding sequence TTCCGCGGGGAAATAGATACTGAAACCCTCTCCCGAATGACCGACTATACTGTAGATTCCTCCCGGTTGAGCTCCATCGAAGCTCTTTCTGGCGATCTAATCATGCTCGCCATACTGTTGAGCGGGTTCTTGCCATGGGTTGTCGGTACTCTGCTGTCACATAACCCACACTTCATTCTGTCAGGACTCCTGTTCTTCGCTGTCCTTGCGGCAATCAGCGGTATCTCGGACATCCCGTTCAGTTTTTACAGCACTTTTGTGATCGAAAAAAGGCATGGCTTCAGCACCATCACCTTAAAGCTTTGGATAACTGATCTACTGAAAAATCTGTTTATTTCGACCCTTCTAATGGTTTTTCTCTTCTGTCCTTTGCTGGCGCTGATCTACTACGCTGAAAAAACATGGTGGCTATGGGCATGGATGTTCTTTGCCGCTTTTCAACTCCTCATGCTGTGGCTTTACCCGATCGTTATCGCCCCTCTGTTCAACAAGTATGAACCGATAAAAGATCAGGAACTGGAGCAGAGGATCATATCCATAATGGAAAAAGTGGGACTCAAAACAAAGGGGGTCTATCAGGTTGATGCGGGAAGAAGAAGCAAACACACCAACGCCTATTTTACCGGCATCGGGAAAACCAAACGGATCGTTTTATTTGATACCCTGCTTGAATCCCATACATCAGACGAAATCCTCTCTGTTCTTGCCCATGAAATAGGGCACTGGAAAAAGAAACACATCATGAAACAACTGCTGTTTATGGAAATTGTCTCCTTTTTTCTCTTCTATCTTGTTTACCGTCTGATGGACTGGTCACCAATGTATCGAACCTTCGGTCTTGAAACAAACATACCCTATGTGGGACTTTTTCTTATAACTGCTCTCTTCAGCCCGTTTTCCTTTTTCTTTACCCCTCTGGTTTCGATGGTCTTCCGAAAGTTTGAACGGGAAGCGGATGACTATTCATATTGGCTTTTAGGAAACACCAAACCACTGTGCAGCGCACTCAGGCGTCTCGCAAAAGACAATCTTGCAAACCTCCATCCCCACCCTGTTTACGCCTGGTTTCATTACTCCCACCCTCCTCTCACCGAGCGAATCGCACGGCTTCAAAAAATGCAAAAGATGGTTGATGAAACACCAAAATAA
- the radC gene encoding DNA repair protein RadC, protein MNSDQPHYKEHRQRLKSKFSESGLDLFHDYEALELLLSYAISRKDVKPLAKTLLEKFGGIKGLLDAETNEIEKVKGMGAHTAILIKLVKDLGTLYLKKKVKDNPQITSTDELLNYCKASMGGLRDERFNVIYLNAQNRIINIETIQEGIVNQAVVYPRKVLEKALKHKASAIILVHNHPSGNVKPSEADIKLTKAIQETAKVLEILVHDHIIIGENKFFSFREKGMLP, encoded by the coding sequence ATGAACTCCGACCAGCCTCACTATAAAGAACATCGCCAGCGACTGAAAAGTAAATTTTCTGAATCGGGGCTTGATTTATTCCATGATTACGAAGCGTTAGAGCTTCTTCTGTCCTACGCAATTTCGAGGAAAGATGTGAAGCCCCTGGCTAAGACACTTTTGGAAAAGTTCGGTGGCATTAAAGGCCTTCTGGACGCCGAGACAAATGAAATAGAAAAAGTAAAAGGCATGGGTGCTCATACGGCTATCCTTATAAAACTTGTGAAGGATCTTGGAACTCTGTATTTAAAGAAGAAAGTAAAGGATAATCCCCAGATAACATCCACAGACGAGCTGTTGAATTACTGCAAGGCCTCGATGGGTGGGCTGAGGGACGAGAGGTTCAACGTAATCTATCTGAATGCTCAAAACAGGATTATAAATATAGAAACCATACAGGAGGGGATAGTTAATCAAGCAGTTGTTTATCCAAGGAAAGTTCTCGAAAAAGCATTAAAACACAAGGCATCCGCAATAATACTCGTTCATAACCATCCTTCCGGCAACGTGAAACCTTCAGAGGCCGATATTAAGCTGACGAAGGCCATCCAGGAAACTGCCAAGGTGCTTGAAATACTTGTCCACGACCATATTATCATTGGAGAAAACAAGTTTTTCAGCTTCAGGGAAAAGGGAATGCTGCCTTAG
- the trpS gene encoding tryptophan--tRNA ligase — MVKKRILSGMRPTGKLHLGNLHGALTNWVELQNRDDYDCFYFVADWHALTSEYNDTSLIKEDTIDMVIDWFSVGLDPARSTIFIQSDIEEHAELFLILSMITPLSWLERNPTYKEMKAELTDRDLSTFGFLGYPVLQAADIIMYKANGVPVGVDQLPHVELTREIARRFNFLYKEIFPIPEPILTDVPKLLGIDGRKMSKSYENSIYLADRGDVLEKKVGTMFTDPQRMRKNDTGRPELCNVFAFHQIYSPSGEVDEISMECKKAKIGCVDCKKRLAGRISEGMKSVHERQDYYRSHLKEVKEMIAEGNIKARNVSRMTMEEVREAVKI, encoded by the coding sequence GTGGTAAAAAAACGAATTTTGAGTGGAATGCGCCCTACGGGGAAGCTCCATTTAGGCAATCTCCATGGAGCACTCACGAACTGGGTTGAACTTCAGAACAGGGATGATTATGATTGTTTCTATTTTGTTGCCGACTGGCATGCGTTGACGAGTGAATATAACGATACCAGTCTTATAAAAGAAGATACGATTGACATGGTTATTGACTGGTTCAGTGTTGGTTTAGATCCGGCGAGGAGTACGATATTTATTCAGTCCGATATAGAGGAGCATGCCGAACTGTTTCTTATCCTTTCAATGATAACACCGCTGTCCTGGCTTGAGAGGAATCCAACTTATAAAGAAATGAAAGCAGAGCTGACCGATCGTGACCTTTCAACTTTTGGGTTTTTGGGGTATCCGGTCCTTCAGGCTGCAGATATCATCATGTATAAGGCCAACGGTGTACCTGTAGGTGTGGATCAGCTTCCCCACGTAGAGCTGACCCGTGAGATCGCCAGAAGGTTCAATTTTTTGTACAAGGAAATTTTCCCCATCCCGGAACCGATTCTTACGGACGTTCCCAAACTGCTCGGTATAGATGGGCGGAAAATGAGCAAATCTTATGAAAACTCGATCTATCTTGCCGATAGGGGAGATGTTTTAGAGAAAAAAGTGGGGACCATGTTTACCGATCCGCAGCGGATGAGAAAGAATGATACGGGAAGACCCGAACTCTGCAATGTCTTTGCATTTCACCAGATTTATTCACCGTCCGGTGAGGTGGATGAAATATCAATGGAATGCAAGAAAGCGAAAATAGGCTGTGTCGACTGCAAGAAGCGCCTTGCCGGCAGGATATCAGAAGGCATGAAATCTGTTCATGAGCGTCAGGACTACTACCGGAGTCATCTAAAAGAAGTAAAGGAAATGATTGCTGAGGGAAATATCAAGGCCAGAAATGTCTCCCGTATGACGATGGAAGAGGTGAGGGAAGCGGTGAAAATCTAA